Proteins from a genomic interval of Chryseobacterium indologenes:
- a CDS encoding redoxin domain-containing protein has product MKKILLFLSFSLLTISCHNKKEESSANKIDAMRKEWLKNRLDFFSGATPAYFSAKTIDGKTFNSKDFKGKNLMIFIYSKTFLKKDPQASYNMLDDCNGLYTSYKDNVGFIGILEGMIDREKDLQPILKDDLFEFDQIDNTKSPHKQEQLKYNIYCTPAKILIDSRGKVIHSSCGGAADEELIRKLDSIKGGQK; this is encoded by the coding sequence ATGAAAAAAATATTATTATTCCTGAGCTTTTCTTTATTAACCATTTCCTGTCACAACAAGAAAGAGGAATCTTCTGCTAACAAGATAGATGCCATGCGAAAAGAATGGCTGAAAAACAGGCTTGATTTCTTTTCAGGAGCTACACCTGCCTATTTTTCAGCAAAAACAATTGACGGAAAGACATTCAATTCAAAAGATTTTAAAGGGAAAAATCTCATGATCTTTATCTACAGTAAAACATTTCTGAAAAAAGATCCTCAGGCCAGTTATAATATGCTGGACGACTGTAATGGACTCTACACCAGCTATAAAGATAATGTAGGTTTTATCGGCATCCTTGAAGGAATGATAGATAGAGAGAAAGACCTTCAGCCGATTTTGAAAGATGACCTTTTTGAGTTTGATCAAATCGACAATACAAAATCTCCGCATAAGCAGGAACAACTGAAATATAATATCTATTGTACTCCCGCTAAAATCCTGATTGATTCGCGCGGAAAAGTGATTCATTCCAGCTGTGGTGGTGCTGCAGATGAGGAGCTCATTCGTAAATTAGACAGTATTAAGGGAGGACAGAAATAA
- a CDS encoding VOC family protein, whose protein sequence is MVKRIVANIKADDLSKAHLFYHEILGLEIVMDHGWIKTLGSEEESKVQISFAAQGGNGTEVPDLSIEVDNVEEMHEMMKNAGFKIIYDITDEDWGVRRFFVKDPFGKLINILSHK, encoded by the coding sequence ATGGTTAAAAGAATTGTAGCCAATATAAAAGCTGATGACCTCTCCAAAGCTCACCTTTTTTATCATGAGATTTTAGGCCTGGAGATTGTGATGGATCATGGATGGATTAAAACTCTGGGGAGTGAAGAAGAATCGAAGGTCCAGATCAGTTTTGCTGCTCAGGGTGGTAATGGTACAGAGGTGCCCGACCTTTCCATTGAAGTGGATAATGTAGAGGAAATGCATGAAATGATGAAAAATGCAGGTTTTAAAATCATATACGACATCACAGACGAAGATTGGGGCGTACGCAGGTTCTTTGTGAAAGATCCCTTCGGGAAACTGATTAATATATTATCTCACAAATAA
- a CDS encoding alpha/beta hydrolase — protein MEQKDLTIILVHGAWGDGSHWQYVIPSLVKAGYKVRSVQNPLTSLQDDINKTKDLIDAQDGNVLLVGHSYGGAVISGAGNHDKVAGLVYIAAFAPDSGDSLGALLGRRESPGGASIYPDSKGFLWIKYNEFQSAFCQDLDDEKALVMALSQKPIHGQCFGDEAGEPAWKTKPSWYQVSSNDRMIPAETEKEMAERLQPKKIITLDAGHASLASHPKEVTELILEAASSL, from the coding sequence ATGGAACAAAAAGATCTGACCATTATTTTGGTACACGGAGCATGGGGCGATGGCTCTCACTGGCAATATGTAATTCCATCCCTGGTAAAAGCGGGATATAAAGTACGAAGCGTTCAAAATCCACTGACATCATTACAGGATGATATCAATAAAACCAAAGACCTTATTGATGCTCAGGACGGAAACGTCCTTTTGGTAGGGCATTCCTATGGAGGAGCCGTTATTTCCGGGGCAGGGAATCATGATAAGGTAGCAGGATTGGTTTATATTGCAGCTTTTGCACCGGACTCCGGAGACAGCTTAGGAGCACTTTTAGGAAGACGGGAATCTCCGGGAGGTGCCAGTATTTATCCTGATAGTAAAGGGTTTTTATGGATTAAATATAACGAATTTCAATCTGCCTTCTGCCAGGATCTGGATGATGAAAAAGCACTGGTAATGGCACTTTCGCAAAAACCTATCCACGGACAATGTTTTGGAGACGAAGCTGGTGAGCCGGCCTGGAAGACGAAGCCAAGCTGGTATCAGGTGTCATCAAATGACCGGATGATTCCTGCGGAAACAGAAAAAGAAATGGCGGAACGGCTTCAGCCAAAGAAAATTATTACTTTAGATGCAGGACATGCTTCATTGGCCTCACATCCAAAAGAAGTTACAGAACTTATTCTGGAAGCGGCGTCTTCGCTCTAG
- the tpx gene encoding thiol peroxidase, with product MSTTITLKGNEVHTIGALPSVGSTIKDFALVDSGLNVKTLENFEGKKKVFNIFPSIDTPTCAASSRKFNEEASNLENTVVINVSKDLPFALGRFCAAEGLNNVETLSDFRSSFGDDYEVTITDSPLKGLLSRAVIVADENNKVVYTEQVSEIANEPNYEAALAALK from the coding sequence ATGTCAACGACAATCACTTTAAAAGGAAACGAAGTACACACTATAGGAGCATTACCATCAGTTGGATCAACTATCAAAGATTTTGCTTTGGTAGATTCAGGATTAAATGTAAAAACATTGGAAAATTTTGAAGGAAAGAAAAAAGTATTCAATATTTTCCCAAGTATTGATACTCCTACTTGTGCAGCCTCCAGCAGAAAATTCAACGAAGAAGCCTCAAACCTTGAAAATACAGTAGTAATCAATGTTTCAAAAGACCTTCCTTTTGCATTGGGAAGATTCTGCGCCGCTGAAGGGTTAAATAATGTTGAAACTCTTTCAGATTTCAGAAGCAGTTTCGGAGACGATTATGAAGTAACCATTACTGATTCTCCGTTGAAAGGCTTGCTAAGCCGCGCGGTAATCGTTGCCGATGAAAATAATAAAGTAGTCTATACTGAGCAGGTTTCAGAAATTGCCAACGAACCAAACTATGAGGCAGCCCTTGCAGCATTAAAGTAA
- a CDS encoding NADP-dependent isocitrate dehydrogenase yields the protein MSDKSKIYYTLTDEAPMLATHSFLPIVKAFTKSANIEIAVPDISLAGRILANFPEFLTDDQKIGDALSELGQLATQPDANIIKLPNISASVPQLDAAIAELQAKGFAVPNYPAEPKNDDEKAIKAKYAKVLGSAVNPVLREGNSDRRAPKAVKNYAKANPHRMGDWASDSKTDVAHMNNGDFYGTETSTTLENATKYRIVFKGNDGSESVLKDFAGLQAGEVIDSSVMNLNALKAFVQEAIEEAKKRNVLLSAHLKATMMKISDPIIFGAIVETFFKEVFTKYAETFKSLDINPNNGLADLFEKIKGNAQEADIKADIEKALAEGPRVAMVNSDKGITNFHVPSDIIVDASMAALVRGGGKMWNKDGNVEDTVCIIPDRSYAGFYQSVIDDMKAHGKLDPTTMGSVPNVGLMAQKAEEYGSHDKTFQLSADGTVEVQDEAGNVLLSQKVEKDDIFRMCQTKDAPIQDWVKLAVNRSRLSDTPAIFWLDKGRAHDREIIKKVEKYLADHDTTGLDIRILDVKDAMTETLRRAREGKDTISVSGNVLRDYLTDLFPILELGTSAKMLSIVPLMNGGGLFETGAGGSAPKHVEQFLEEGYLRWDSLGEFLALQASLEHLAQTQNNTKSQVLADALDEANAKFLATDKSPARKVGQIDNRGSHFYLAMYWAEALANQTADAELAAQFAPIAQAMQENEEVINAELIGAQGKPQNIDGYYKTDTYKTYEAMRPSTVLNEIIDGI from the coding sequence ATGTCAGACAAATCAAAAATCTATTACACACTTACTGATGAAGCACCAATGTTGGCGACTCACTCATTTTTACCTATTGTAAAAGCTTTTACTAAATCGGCAAATATTGAGATTGCAGTTCCCGATATTTCTTTGGCAGGAAGAATTTTAGCCAACTTCCCTGAATTCTTAACAGATGATCAGAAAATTGGTGATGCTTTATCAGAACTAGGACAACTGGCTACTCAACCTGACGCTAATATTATCAAATTACCAAACATTTCAGCTTCCGTACCTCAATTGGATGCGGCTATTGCTGAATTACAGGCAAAAGGTTTTGCGGTTCCGAATTATCCTGCAGAACCTAAAAATGATGACGAAAAAGCAATCAAGGCTAAATATGCTAAGGTATTGGGAAGTGCTGTAAACCCTGTATTAAGAGAAGGAAACTCTGACAGACGTGCTCCAAAGGCTGTTAAAAACTATGCTAAAGCAAACCCTCACAGAATGGGTGACTGGGCATCTGACAGCAAAACTGACGTAGCCCACATGAACAATGGTGATTTCTACGGAACAGAAACTTCAACAACGTTGGAAAATGCTACAAAATACAGAATCGTATTCAAAGGGAATGACGGTTCTGAATCTGTATTAAAAGACTTCGCAGGTCTTCAGGCTGGCGAAGTGATCGATTCTTCCGTAATGAACTTGAATGCACTGAAAGCATTCGTTCAGGAAGCTATTGAAGAAGCTAAGAAAAGAAATGTACTTCTTTCCGCTCACCTTAAAGCTACAATGATGAAAATCTCTGATCCGATTATTTTCGGAGCTATCGTTGAGACTTTCTTCAAAGAAGTATTCACTAAATATGCTGAGACTTTCAAGTCTTTAGATATCAACCCAAACAACGGTCTTGCTGATCTTTTTGAAAAAATCAAAGGAAATGCTCAGGAAGCTGACATCAAAGCTGATATTGAAAAAGCTCTTGCTGAAGGACCAAGAGTGGCGATGGTAAATTCTGACAAAGGAATTACCAACTTCCACGTACCTTCTGATATTATCGTTGACGCATCTATGGCTGCTCTTGTAAGAGGCGGAGGTAAAATGTGGAACAAAGACGGAAACGTAGAAGATACCGTTTGTATTATCCCGGACCGTTCTTATGCTGGGTTCTACCAGTCTGTAATCGATGATATGAAAGCCCATGGTAAACTGGACCCTACGACGATGGGATCTGTTCCGAACGTTGGATTAATGGCTCAGAAAGCTGAAGAATATGGTTCTCATGACAAAACTTTCCAGTTATCAGCTGACGGAACTGTAGAAGTGCAGGATGAAGCAGGAAATGTTCTTCTTTCTCAAAAAGTAGAAAAGGATGATATCTTCAGAATGTGTCAAACTAAAGACGCTCCTATTCAGGACTGGGTAAAATTAGCGGTAAACAGATCAAGACTATCTGATACTCCTGCTATCTTCTGGTTAGATAAAGGAAGAGCTCACGACAGAGAAATCATTAAAAAAGTAGAAAAATACCTTGCTGATCACGATACAACAGGTCTTGACATCAGAATTCTTGATGTAAAAGATGCAATGACTGAAACATTAAGAAGAGCAAGAGAAGGTAAAGATACAATCTCTGTTTCAGGAAACGTATTAAGAGATTACTTAACTGACCTTTTCCCAATCCTTGAACTAGGTACTTCTGCAAAAATGCTTTCTATTGTTCCATTAATGAACGGTGGTGGTTTATTTGAAACAGGTGCCGGAGGTTCTGCTCCAAAACACGTTGAGCAATTCCTGGAAGAAGGATACTTAAGATGGGATTCTTTAGGAGAATTTTTGGCGCTTCAGGCTTCTTTAGAACATCTTGCCCAAACTCAGAACAATACAAAATCTCAGGTGTTGGCTGATGCATTGGATGAAGCGAACGCTAAATTCTTAGCTACGGATAAATCACCGGCAAGAAAAGTAGGACAAATCGATAACAGAGGTTCTCACTTCTATTTAGCAATGTACTGGGCTGAGGCTTTGGCTAACCAGACTGCAGATGCAGAACTGGCTGCTCAATTTGCTCCGATTGCACAGGCAATGCAGGAAAATGAGGAAGTAATCAATGCTGAATTAATCGGTGCTCAAGGTAAACCTCAGAACATTGACGGTTACTACAAAACTGATACTTACAAAACATACGAAGCAATGAGACCAAGTACTGTTTTAAATGAAATTATTGACGGAATTTAA
- a CDS encoding heme-binding domain-containing protein, with protein sequence MNTAKKKRNPIAIVFLAILGGFGGLQLFSRPLEGKPVTGKIEAPKEVISILEKSCFNCHSNQQDLSWYDRLAPISWAVNKDVHRAREVLNFSEWDKLSPADHKGKMYAILNMMQSGKMPLHEYTVLHPSSNITAKDVAVIKKYTLSLAGTPSAKPKNTVAEAIATIPATSHSKFPVSPNGVEYTDDFKNWKVISMSTFFDNSIRVIYGNDIAAKAVETENFHPWPDGSIVVKSVWKQQELPDGEIRAGEFINAQFMVKDSKKYTDTEGWGFAKFSGNDLHPTGKSAAFARESCIACHRQLAEKTGYLFDVPMKVNTQRLIQNIQKK encoded by the coding sequence ATGAATACTGCAAAGAAAAAAAGAAACCCGATCGCCATAGTCTTTCTGGCTATATTAGGGGGTTTCGGAGGGCTGCAGCTCTTCAGCAGGCCTCTCGAAGGCAAACCTGTTACCGGAAAAATAGAAGCTCCCAAGGAAGTTATTTCCATTCTTGAAAAATCATGTTTCAACTGTCATTCCAATCAGCAGGATTTGAGTTGGTATGACCGGCTCGCTCCTATTTCGTGGGCAGTGAACAAGGATGTTCACAGAGCAAGGGAAGTTCTTAACTTTTCGGAATGGGACAAACTCTCTCCGGCTGATCACAAAGGAAAAATGTACGCGATTTTAAATATGATGCAAAGTGGTAAAATGCCCCTTCATGAATACACGGTTCTTCATCCGTCTTCCAACATAACAGCTAAGGATGTTGCAGTGATCAAAAAATACACGCTGTCATTAGCGGGTACTCCATCAGCAAAACCAAAAAATACAGTGGCAGAAGCCATCGCAACTATACCTGCAACTTCCCACTCCAAATTTCCGGTTTCTCCCAATGGTGTTGAATATACAGATGATTTTAAAAACTGGAAAGTCATCAGCATGAGTACATTCTTCGACAACTCGATCCGGGTTATTTATGGTAATGACATTGCTGCAAAGGCTGTTGAAACAGAAAACTTTCACCCATGGCCGGACGGAAGTATTGTCGTCAAATCAGTATGGAAACAACAGGAACTTCCGGATGGGGAAATCAGGGCCGGAGAATTTATTAATGCCCAGTTTATGGTTAAAGATTCAAAAAAATATACCGATACCGAAGGCTGGGGATTTGCCAAGTTTTCAGGAAATGATCTCCATCCGACAGGAAAGTCCGCAGCATTTGCCAGAGAATCGTGCATTGCATGCCACCGGCAACTGGCAGAGAAGACAGGCTATCTGTTTGACGTTCCTATGAAAGTAAATACCCAAAGATTAATTCAAAACATACAGAAAAAATGA
- a CDS encoding sensor histidine kinase encodes MQQQKIKISQAVIWISSVFLGILSSVPQLASHEFNWKEAIVNSVLTAVFSVIMWYLNIYMLNKTAGKRNQHISYSKLMIILAFGMVIMFGLAWIQQLILSHINFGPVMLMVEVRGILINLVCYMFLTLLQNNYTGQQVQLELEKVKSDNLGAQYELLKQQINPHFLFNSLNTLKLMAETNDTETVDFIVKLSDFYRFTLESRKLDLISVREEMKIVDSYLFLQKARFGDGITFTNELDSKTDCTLVPPFTLQLLVENCIKHNVVSQSKPLHIKIYNTDDVLIVENPIQRKMAVEDSLGVGLDNITMRYKHLLEQDISIHSDEKIFQIKLPLIHEYHHH; translated from the coding sequence ATACAACAACAAAAAATAAAAATATCACAGGCAGTTATCTGGATAAGTTCTGTTTTCCTAGGAATCTTATCATCAGTACCTCAACTTGCCTCCCATGAGTTCAACTGGAAAGAAGCCATTGTGAATTCCGTACTCACTGCAGTATTTTCTGTCATCATGTGGTATCTCAATATTTACATGCTGAATAAAACAGCCGGCAAACGCAACCAGCACATCTCGTATTCAAAACTGATGATTATCCTCGCTTTCGGAATGGTAATTATGTTTGGGCTGGCATGGATTCAGCAACTGATTCTTTCTCATATCAATTTCGGACCTGTAATGCTGATGGTAGAAGTACGGGGAATCCTGATTAACCTTGTGTGTTATATGTTTTTAACCTTACTGCAAAACAATTACACCGGACAGCAGGTACAGTTGGAACTGGAAAAAGTAAAAAGCGACAATCTGGGCGCCCAATATGAACTTCTGAAACAGCAGATCAACCCACATTTTCTTTTCAACAGCCTGAATACCTTAAAACTGATGGCAGAAACCAATGACACGGAAACCGTTGATTTTATTGTCAAACTTTCAGACTTTTATCGTTTTACTCTTGAGAGCAGAAAGCTGGATCTCATCAGCGTCCGCGAAGAAATGAAGATTGTAGATTCCTATCTTTTTCTGCAAAAAGCCCGTTTTGGAGATGGAATTACTTTCACCAACGAACTGGATTCAAAAACAGATTGTACGCTTGTACCGCCATTTACACTTCAGCTTCTGGTTGAAAACTGCATCAAACACAATGTAGTTTCTCAAAGTAAACCTTTGCACATCAAAATATACAATACCGACGATGTTCTTATTGTCGAAAATCCCATTCAGCGAAAAATGGCCGTTGAAGATTCCTTAGGAGTGGGACTTGACAATATTACAATGCGCTACAAACATTTATTGGAACAGGATATCAGTATTCATTCAGACGAAAAAATTTTCCAGATAAAACTCCCATTAATTCATGAATATCATCATCATTGA
- a CDS encoding response regulator transcription factor, with product MNIIIIEDEFRAAKSLQNLVLDLRPDSRILGVYDSIEASIDALSKDMKPDLIFMDIHLSDGLSFEIFKAIEITCPVVFCTAFDQYMLDAFKSKGVDYVLKPFSREDIAEALKKVDELKKFFQKNELPDLESLLQKINQPEGKSNFLVFKNQKYSTIPTESIAYFYIHNEITHLVTFAKEQFQLTQPLGQIAEQVSDKQFFRVNRQYLVNFKAIKEMEHYFQRKILVKLVIETPEKLLINKEKTHSFFTWLEAR from the coding sequence ATGAATATCATCATCATTGAGGACGAATTCCGAGCAGCAAAATCTCTCCAGAATTTAGTCTTAGACTTAAGGCCCGACTCCCGGATCCTGGGAGTCTACGACAGTATCGAAGCCAGTATTGATGCTTTATCAAAGGACATGAAGCCTGATCTTATTTTTATGGATATCCATCTTTCCGACGGACTTTCATTTGAAATTTTTAAAGCAATTGAGATCACCTGCCCGGTAGTTTTCTGTACCGCATTTGATCAGTATATGCTGGATGCTTTCAAAAGTAAAGGGGTCGATTATGTATTAAAACCTTTTTCACGTGAAGACATCGCCGAAGCTTTAAAAAAGGTTGATGAGCTCAAAAAATTCTTTCAAAAGAATGAACTTCCCGATCTGGAATCATTGCTTCAAAAAATCAATCAACCGGAAGGTAAGAGTAATTTTCTTGTTTTTAAAAATCAAAAATATTCGACGATTCCTACAGAGAGCATAGCCTATTTCTATATTCATAATGAAATAACGCATCTGGTTACTTTTGCGAAAGAGCAGTTTCAACTTACCCAACCGTTGGGACAGATTGCAGAACAGGTCTCGGATAAACAATTCTTCAGAGTCAACAGGCAGTATCTTGTTAATTTTAAAGCCATCAAGGAAATGGAACATTATTTCCAACGTAAAATCCTTGTGAAACTCGTTATAGAAACACCTGAAAAACTGTTGATCAATAAAGAGAAAACGCATAGTTTCTTTACGTGGCTGGAGGCGCGATAG
- a CDS encoding DUF1223 domain-containing protein, protein MILKNLITAGTFTSLLFAAFAFAHTENTVQKDSDPASGARGFAVLELFTSEGCSSCPPADDLMGKIEKEYSKQPVYILSYHVDYWNRLGWKDRFSNAGNSQRQQQYSRILRSQTYTPQLVVNGQTEFVGSDSNAIQSAIEKALFSLKNTEIGLNATVSGQQATVHYSTLSSDPANVLLINLVEKQSSTQVGKGENEGRHLHHWQIVHQQNSISLNRQNQGNTTFKLPEGFTPAQWEVIAFIQNPKTGKIFGSAQTQFN, encoded by the coding sequence ATGATCCTAAAAAACTTAATCACAGCAGGTACTTTCACCTCATTATTATTTGCAGCATTTGCATTTGCCCATACAGAAAATACTGTTCAAAAAGATTCTGATCCCGCTTCGGGAGCCCGTGGTTTTGCGGTTCTTGAGCTGTTTACTTCAGAAGGTTGTTCAAGCTGCCCTCCGGCCGATGATCTGATGGGAAAAATTGAAAAAGAATACAGCAAACAACCGGTCTACATCCTCTCCTATCACGTGGATTACTGGAACCGCCTTGGATGGAAAGACAGATTCAGTAATGCAGGAAACTCGCAAAGACAGCAGCAGTACAGCAGGATTTTAAGGTCACAGACTTATACCCCTCAACTGGTTGTCAACGGCCAGACTGAATTTGTAGGTTCTGATAGCAATGCGATACAATCCGCCATTGAAAAAGCTCTATTTTCGTTAAAAAACACGGAAATTGGCCTTAACGCTACAGTTTCAGGACAGCAAGCTACTGTTCATTACTCAACGCTATCATCAGATCCTGCCAATGTACTTCTAATTAATTTAGTGGAAAAACAATCCTCCACCCAGGTGGGAAAAGGTGAAAATGAAGGCCGCCATCTACATCACTGGCAGATCGTTCATCAGCAAAATTCCATTTCTTTAAACAGGCAAAATCAGGGGAATACGACGTTTAAACTTCCTGAAGGTTTCACACCTGCGCAATGGGAAGTGATAGCTTTTATCCAGAATCCCAAAACAGGAAAAATTTTCGGATCGGCACAAACTCAATTCAATTAA
- a CDS encoding DoxX family protein, with the protein MKTKTTKVIYWSGAIFMSLWFGASGFFELTKNPVVWDITRQLGYPPHFIYILGIFKIAGVLVLLLPNRLLRVKEWVFAGMFFDIIFAFFSKFAVLGFAATIDAVIAFSVLSLTYLMFKKLYTAELIFGEV; encoded by the coding sequence ATGAAAACAAAAACAACAAAAGTCATCTACTGGTCAGGCGCTATTTTTATGTCATTATGGTTTGGGGCAAGCGGTTTCTTCGAGCTGACAAAAAATCCTGTCGTATGGGATATTACCCGACAATTGGGTTATCCTCCGCATTTTATTTATATCCTGGGAATCTTTAAAATTGCCGGTGTTCTGGTTCTCCTTCTACCCAACAGATTATTAAGAGTAAAAGAATGGGTGTTTGCAGGAATGTTCTTCGATATTATTTTTGCGTTCTTCTCCAAATTTGCAGTTCTAGGTTTTGCAGCTACCATTGATGCTGTGATTGCATTTTCTGTCTTATCATTAACATATTTAATGTTTAAAAAATTGTATACAGCAGAATTAATTTTTGGAGAGGTATAG
- a CDS encoding MBL fold metallo-hydrolase: MNRRELLKNSLLAGTLSVIPFSRVWAETKIPEIKEENDLSGVKKIRLGELDLFVLTDGYIHETDIKSFAPRGNVSQLKTILKENFRSDDYIDMAVNILLVKTKNKLVLFDTGMGIFADERTGFLLKSLEKAGFFPKDITDVFISHAHPDHIGGVVDKQNRLVFPNANVFISKTDYDFWMKASLKDFNNSALKAHPELLNQILPALQNVLKAIQPKLRFYDLNNTLYDHFSFQLAPGHTPGLTLTTISSGNEKLMYIADLVHSDVILFPHPDWGFSGDTDLDIATASRIKFLTQLADTRARAFSSHLPWPGLGFTKKKESAFEWIPESFMN; the protein is encoded by the coding sequence ATGAACAGAAGAGAACTGTTAAAAAATAGTCTGCTGGCGGGAACATTAAGTGTCATCCCGTTTTCCCGTGTATGGGCAGAAACAAAAATACCGGAAATAAAAGAAGAAAATGATCTTTCAGGAGTTAAGAAAATCAGACTTGGCGAACTTGATCTTTTTGTCCTTACAGACGGATACATCCATGAAACCGATATCAAATCATTTGCCCCCAGAGGAAATGTATCACAACTGAAAACCATTCTTAAAGAAAACTTCAGATCTGATGATTATATTGATATGGCAGTAAATATCTTGCTGGTTAAAACCAAAAATAAGCTGGTTCTTTTTGATACAGGGATGGGTATTTTCGCAGATGAAAGAACAGGGTTCTTATTGAAAAGCCTTGAGAAAGCCGGTTTTTTCCCAAAAGATATCACGGATGTTTTTATTTCTCATGCCCATCCGGACCATATCGGTGGAGTGGTGGATAAGCAGAATCGTCTTGTTTTTCCCAATGCCAATGTTTTTATCTCAAAAACAGATTATGATTTCTGGATGAAAGCTTCATTGAAAGATTTTAACAATAGCGCTCTGAAGGCACATCCTGAACTTCTGAATCAGATTCTGCCTGCTCTTCAGAATGTATTGAAAGCTATTCAGCCTAAACTAAGATTTTATGATTTAAATAATACATTATATGATCATTTCAGTTTTCAGCTGGCTCCGGGACATACTCCTGGGTTAACACTCACTACTATTTCTTCAGGTAATGAAAAACTCATGTATATCGCAGACCTGGTTCACTCAGATGTTATCCTGTTCCCTCATCCTGACTGGGGGTTCTCCGGTGATACAGATTTGGATATTGCCACTGCGTCAAGGATAAAATTTCTTACCCAATTGGCAGATACCAGAGCCAGAGCCTTTTCCTCTCACTTACCCTGGCCGGGATTAGGCTTCACAAAGAAGAAAGAATCCGCTTTTGAATGGATTCCGGAAAGCTTTATGAATTAA
- a CDS encoding aldo/keto reductase — translation MKFRKLGNTGEQLSAIGLGCMGMSFAYGPADEKESINTLHKALDLGVNFWDTADMYANGENEKLISKVLVPNRDKIFIATKFGFRFKDGKASHSGAPGTYFDGSPEWIRQAVDLSLQRLKIDTIDLYYAHRVDPNVPVEETVGAMAELVKAGKVKYIGLSEASAESLRKANKIHPIAALQSEYSILTQDIEKEILPTVRELGISLVPYSPLARGLFANITEVQNLGDDDFRKSLPRYQQEYLDNNTKLAKEINEFAASKGIKGTQLALAWVLNQGEDIIPIPGTKRIKYLEENIAAVNVDLSQSDLDTIDAILKKYPNVGERYNEGSMKLVNN, via the coding sequence ATGAAATTTAGAAAATTAGGAAACACGGGAGAGCAGTTATCTGCTATAGGTTTAGGATGTATGGGAATGAGTTTTGCTTATGGCCCTGCAGATGAAAAGGAGAGTATAAATACCTTACACAAGGCATTGGATCTGGGAGTCAATTTTTGGGATACGGCAGATATGTATGCTAATGGAGAGAATGAAAAACTGATTTCTAAAGTTTTGGTTCCCAACCGGGATAAAATTTTTATAGCGACCAAATTCGGTTTCAGATTTAAAGATGGAAAAGCAAGTCATAGCGGAGCACCCGGAACTTATTTTGACGGTTCCCCTGAATGGATCAGACAGGCTGTAGATCTGAGCCTTCAACGGTTAAAGATTGATACCATTGATCTGTATTACGCTCATAGAGTAGACCCTAACGTTCCAGTAGAAGAAACTGTGGGGGCAATGGCAGAACTTGTTAAGGCCGGAAAAGTAAAATATATCGGATTATCCGAAGCTTCTGCAGAATCTCTTAGAAAAGCTAATAAAATTCATCCTATTGCTGCTTTACAGTCAGAATATTCTATCCTTACCCAAGATATCGAAAAGGAAATTTTGCCAACCGTCAGAGAACTGGGGATTTCATTAGTTCCTTATTCCCCATTGGCCAGAGGGCTTTTTGCTAATATTACCGAAGTTCAGAATCTTGGTGATGATGATTTCAGAAAATCATTACCCCGTTATCAGCAGGAATATCTCGATAATAATACAAAGCTGGCCAAAGAAATCAATGAGTTTGCAGCCTCTAAAGGGATAAAAGGAACGCAACTCGCTTTAGCTTGGGTTCTCAATCAGGGGGAAGATATTATTCCTATTCCGGGAACCAAACGTATCAAATATCTTGAGGAAAATATTGCAGCCGTTAATGTAGACCTTTCTCAATCAGATCTGGATACCATTGATGCTATTCTGAAAAAATACCCGAATGTAGGCGAAAGATATAATGAAGGATCAATGAAATTAGTAAACAACTAA
- a CDS encoding N-acetyltransferase has protein sequence MENIKFKVSPYQDELQLLIDGEKAGYMSIEVDGRLLIVYYTKLDEEHEGKGYAKLLLDELVRYAEEKDLLVDPECDFVRQQFENHPRRYKDIWHA, from the coding sequence ATGGAAAATATAAAATTTAAAGTATCTCCATATCAGGACGAATTGCAGTTACTTATTGATGGGGAAAAAGCAGGTTACATGTCCATAGAGGTTGACGGAAGGCTGCTGATTGTGTACTATACAAAGCTTGATGAGGAACATGAAGGAAAAGGGTATGCCAAATTATTGTTGGATGAGCTGGTGCGTTATGCGGAAGAAAAAGATTTGCTTGTAGATCCGGAATGTGATTTTGTGAGACAACAGTTTGAAAATCATCCCAGACGGTACAAAGACATCTGGCATGCCTGA